Proteins from a genomic interval of Gloeocapsa sp. DLM2.Bin57:
- a CDS encoding NAD(P)/FAD-dependent oxidoreductase has product METTAKQLIIGAGFVGLGVAQALQDANIPYDQVEASDDIGGNWYHGVYETAHIISSRRVTEFTHFPMPSTYPDFPSAKQMGDYLNLFADHYQLRKNIELNSEVTWIQPREDNHWEVILNNQTTRVYKGVIICNGHHWCKRFPEFQGEFSGEIIHTKDYKHPNQLKGKRVLVIGGGNSACDVAAEAARVAEHCVLSMRDSVWFIPKTFGGIPVTDWVRGWMPESLQRLLVYTMIRLSFGQHSDYGLPKPQHQIFTKHPTVNNEVPYYLKHGKIIPKPGVLTLAGEEVEFVDGSRSSFDLIVCGTGYYLAYPFLPPELQRVNGPILNCYGGSFLEDYANICFIGWGQVRGGVGSILSAYGPFLARCLQLQDEINIPLGLVFKEMGQTLPDTHLSDPHAVLRKLKLAKLFFPWIVYKAHQIERQSHGVQYSRADRNFRSRIKS; this is encoded by the coding sequence ATGGAAACCACTGCTAAACAATTAATTATTGGCGCAGGGTTCGTGGGCTTAGGTGTAGCCCAAGCATTACAAGACGCTAACATACCCTATGACCAAGTAGAAGCTAGTGACGATATTGGCGGGAATTGGTATCATGGTGTCTATGAAACCGCCCATATTATCTCATCCCGTCGGGTTACTGAGTTTACTCATTTTCCCATGCCTTCTACTTATCCAGACTTCCCTAGTGCCAAACAAATGGGGGATTATCTCAACCTCTTTGCTGATCACTATCAATTAAGAAAGAACATTGAGTTAAACTCGGAAGTAACCTGGATTCAACCTCGGGAAGATAACCACTGGGAAGTTATTTTAAATAACCAAACTACCAGAGTCTATAAAGGGGTGATTATCTGTAATGGTCATCATTGGTGTAAACGCTTTCCAGAGTTTCAGGGAGAGTTTTCAGGAGAAATTATCCATACCAAAGATTATAAACACCCCAATCAACTAAAAGGTAAACGAGTCTTAGTGATTGGAGGTGGTAACTCAGCTTGTGATGTAGCCGCCGAAGCAGCTAGAGTAGCTGAACATTGCGTCTTAAGTATGCGGGATTCTGTCTGGTTTATACCCAAAACCTTTGGGGGTATTCCTGTTACGGATTGGGTTAGGGGTTGGATGCCAGAATCACTACAGCGCTTATTAGTTTATACCATGATTCGTCTCAGTTTTGGTCAACATTCTGATTATGGTCTTCCTAAACCCCAACACCAGATTTTTACTAAACATCCTACGGTTAATAACGAAGTCCCCTATTATCTCAAACACGGTAAAATTATTCCTAAACCTGGAGTACTCACCTTAGCAGGAGAAGAGGTAGAATTTGTCGATGGATCTCGATCGAGTTTTGATTTAATCGTTTGTGGAACTGGTTATTATTTGGCTTATCCCTTTTTACCACCAGAATTACAGCGAGTTAATGGACCAATTCTTAACTGTTATGGAGGCTCATTTCTGGAAGATTATGCTAATATCTGTTTTATCGGTTGGGGACAAGTGAGAGGGGGTGTAGGTTCGATACTTTCTGCTTATGGTCCATTTTTAGCTCGTTGTCTCCAATTACAAGATGAGATTAACATACCCTTGGGTTTAGTATTTAAAGAAATGGGACAAACTCTCCCTGATACTCATTTAAGCGATCCTCACGCTGTTCTACGTAAGTTAAAATTAGCTAAGTTATTCTTTCCCTGGATTGTTTATAAAGCTCATCAAATCGAACGTCAAAGTCATGGTGTACAATACTCAAGAGCTGATCGAAATTTTAGAAGTAGAATTAAAAGCTAA